A stretch of Clostridiales bacterium DNA encodes these proteins:
- a CDS encoding DUF1858 domain-containing protein: MDKKIIDLNKSVYSLCKDDEKLKHILYDLGFSDITKLAMLNTAGRIMTLKKGAAFKKIPLSKIVHALNESGYEVIGDKNE; the protein is encoded by the coding sequence ATGGATAAAAAAATTATAGACCTTAATAAGAGCGTTTATTCTCTTTGCAAAGACGACGAGAAGTTAAAACATATTTTATACGATTTAGGTTTTAGCGATATAACAAAGCTCGCTATGCTAAACACCGCGGGCAGAATAATGACTCTGAAAAAAGGCGCGGCCTTTAAAAAAATACCTCTGTCAAAAATTGTCCACGCTTTAAACGAAAGCGGATACGAAGTAATAGGAGATAAAAATGAATAA
- a CDS encoding DUF438 domain-containing protein, translating into MNKDKKLILKEIIKSLHEGASLEEAKVKFQKEFANVSSIEIAQAEQELINEGLPIEEVQRLCDVHSAIFKDSIQNEFEKPDIYVEHSILNINKENKEIEKIIQEIKKSDSVDKAAIEKLLSAVDLHYQKKEIVLFPYLEKYDITSPPKVMWGVDDEIRDALKDVLAKIDNNADQNTIKGLLDSCVARIKDMIFKEQSILLPMMIDTLEKQDWKEIFPQLQNFNKATDQKTDYKDTKEAKAEGASLDYQSDYINLPSGKFRLNELIACFNALPFDITFVDSEDKVAYFSEGKERIFPRERAVIGRSVFNCHPPKSQHIVRAIMQSFKDGSKDHEDFWIKMGDKYVLIRYFAVRDKDGAYLGTLEVTQNIAPLQSITGEKRLLS; encoded by the coding sequence ATGAATAAAGACAAAAAACTGATTTTAAAAGAAATTATCAAATCGTTGCATGAGGGAGCCAGCCTAGAAGAAGCCAAAGTAAAATTCCAAAAAGAGTTTGCCAACGTAAGTTCTATAGAAATAGCCCAAGCCGAACAAGAATTAATTAACGAAGGCTTGCCAATAGAAGAGGTGCAAAGGCTATGCGATGTGCATTCTGCTATATTTAAAGATTCCATACAAAACGAGTTTGAAAAGCCCGATATTTATGTGGAACATTCTATCCTAAACATAAATAAAGAGAATAAAGAGATAGAAAAAATTATACAAGAGATTAAAAAATCCGATAGCGTTGACAAAGCGGCTATTGAAAAACTTCTTAGCGCCGTGGATTTGCATTATCAGAAAAAAGAAATCGTTTTGTTCCCCTATCTTGAAAAATACGATATTACATCGCCGCCTAAGGTTATGTGGGGCGTGGACGATGAAATCCGCGACGCCTTAAAAGATGTTTTGGCTAAAATTGACAACAACGCCGACCAAAACACTATAAAAGGATTATTGGATTCTTGCGTCGCAAGAATAAAGGATATGATTTTCAAAGAACAAAGCATTTTATTGCCTATGATGATAGATACTTTGGAAAAACAAGACTGGAAAGAAATATTCCCGCAACTGCAAAACTTCAATAAAGCGACCGACCAAAAAACCGACTACAAAGACACCAAAGAAGCAAAAGCCGAGGGCGCGAGCCTGGATTATCAATCGGATTATATCAATTTGCCCAGCGGCAAGTTTAGGCTAAACGAGCTGATAGCTTGTTTTAACGCTTTGCCCTTTGACATAACATTTGTTGACAGCGAGGACAAAGTGGCGTATTTTTCGGAGGGCAAAGAGAGAATCTTCCCTAGAGAGCGCGCGGTTATAGGACGAAGCGTCTTTAATTGCCATCCGCCCAAAAGCCAGCATATCGTAAGAGCTATTATGCAAAGTTTTAAAGACGGCTCAAAAGACCACGAGGACTTTTGGATTAAGATGGGCGATAAATATGTCTTGATTAGATATTTTGCTGTAAGAGACAAAGACGGCGCGTATTTGGGCACCTTGGAAGTTACGCAAAACATCGCGCCGTTGCAATCAATTACA